One window of the Dehalococcoidia bacterium genome contains the following:
- a CDS encoding NAD(P)H-quinone oxidoreductase codes for MKAVVIEQYGGPEVMRWGDADRPSLGAGEILVRVRAAGVNQADLTARANRYPERTPVPGIYFYPFRSLPAIPGIEIAGEVVELGPGVTRWNIGDRVCGIAGSGGYAEYARMLDWVAMPIPAGLDFVAGAAIPVAFLTSWLALSELINLRRGETLLVHAVGAGVGQALVQLGKLIGARVIGTEIVAEKIARAKALGLDAGCNSREEDFVAWALRETEGRGVDAVVDTLGGPVFAASLRALALNGRIVPLSTTLGATPEIELGQLIGKHLAVFGMSTAAMLTPDRVRRFQREVLSAFPALLTPVVDRTFPMAEAAEAHRYLAAGAHFGKVVLTLP; via the coding sequence ATGAAAGCAGTCGTGATCGAGCAGTACGGCGGTCCCGAGGTGATGCGCTGGGGCGACGCTGACCGGCCGTCGCTTGGCGCGGGCGAGATCCTCGTGCGCGTTCGGGCGGCCGGCGTCAACCAGGCGGATCTAACCGCACGCGCCAACCGCTATCCAGAGCGGACGCCCGTGCCGGGGATCTACTTCTACCCTTTTCGCTCGCTGCCGGCTATTCCCGGCATCGAAATCGCGGGGGAGGTTGTCGAACTGGGGCCAGGGGTGACGCGCTGGAATATCGGCGACCGTGTCTGCGGCATCGCGGGCTCCGGCGGCTATGCTGAATACGCGCGGATGCTCGACTGGGTCGCGATGCCCATCCCGGCCGGGCTCGATTTCGTTGCCGGAGCAGCGATCCCCGTCGCCTTTCTCACGAGCTGGTTAGCGCTCAGCGAGTTGATAAACCTCCGCCGCGGAGAAACGCTTCTTGTCCATGCTGTCGGCGCCGGGGTCGGGCAGGCGCTGGTGCAACTCGGCAAGCTGATCGGCGCTCGCGTTATCGGCACCGAGATCGTGGCCGAGAAGATCGCGCGCGCGAAGGCGCTCGGGCTCGATGCCGGCTGCAATTCGCGCGAGGAGGATTTTGTCGCCTGGGCGCTTCGCGAGACTGAGGGGCGGGGAGTTGATGCCGTTGTCGATACGCTCGGGGGGCCCGTCTTCGCGGCGAGCTTGCGGGCACTCGCGCTGAATGGGCGCATTGTCCCTCTCTCGACGACCCTCGGCGCAACCCCCGAGATCGAACTGGGGCAGCTCATCGGCAAGCATCTCGCCGTCTTCGGCATGTCGACTGCGGCGATGCTGACGCCGGATCGGGTCCGACGCTTCCAGCGAGAGGTGCTGTCTGCCTTTCCGGCGCTTCTCACTCCGGTGGTCGACCGGACCTTCCCGATGGCCGAAGCGGCGGAGGCGCAC